A part of Pectobacterium cacticida genomic DNA contains:
- a CDS encoding response regulator receiver domain yields the protein MKTFNEFSTAVTDHFIQNIIFIDDKAYNSNGPKDQHEFDAQEVTKIFSKKGKICAVYKPQLVSDLEYLTSIANKSDVTILDWQIVLDEEPAENDSQNDEEDAEEDDVRGVYTKKIITSLLGDIDNQHCIKLILIYTGEVDLSNIASEINAALNEKNISGFSINQDDPCTVMSNNCKIMVISKANGGVGRAQHLPQLANKTKSYEELPDFISLQFTEMTSGLLSNFAMESLAEIRRNFHHILTLFSKELDAAYLAHQTLLPNSFDANELLVQLLSDTFSSIIRYRSLNQFLNEEKVKLWLEQNIEDGVKPFYKDDGTPDNVFYQRNADILLRLLQSDSDVNNKFSSSLISSDGQQLSTKKIGILIKKYATTLFAEFDKTEEINKNFAKLCYHRSAIFSPHHLPFLSLGTVVKSTLDNGCYYICIQQRCDSVRIQEGEKRRFLFISLDEVNDGGFNFLTPSGIKLKIDKSTYSLRTVKFSGTNGFALATRCEIDNKKYFEPSYYSNEKEHSERFEFIIELKELYAQRIVEEYSSSLSRVGLDEPEWVRRLN from the coding sequence ATGAAAACATTCAATGAATTTTCAACAGCAGTTACAGATCATTTTATTCAGAATATTATCTTCATTGATGATAAAGCATATAATAGCAATGGCCCAAAAGATCAGCATGAATTTGATGCACAAGAAGTCACAAAAATATTTTCTAAGAAGGGAAAAATTTGTGCTGTCTATAAACCTCAGCTAGTTAGCGATCTTGAATACTTAACTTCAATTGCGAACAAGTCTGATGTAACAATACTTGATTGGCAGATAGTGCTTGATGAGGAACCAGCAGAAAATGATTCACAAAATGATGAAGAAGATGCTGAGGAGGATGATGTAAGAGGCGTGTACACGAAGAAAATTATCACATCTCTTCTTGGTGATATTGATAATCAACACTGTATAAAATTGATCCTAATTTATACTGGTGAGGTCGATCTCTCTAACATTGCATCAGAAATTAATGCGGCACTTAATGAAAAAAACATTTCTGGTTTCAGCATTAATCAAGATGATCCATGCACTGTTATGTCTAATAATTGTAAAATCATGGTCATATCAAAAGCAAATGGAGGAGTCGGTCGAGCTCAACATTTACCACAATTGGCCAATAAAACAAAGAGTTATGAAGAATTACCTGATTTCATATCATTACAATTTACGGAAATGACAAGTGGGTTACTTTCCAATTTCGCAATGGAATCTCTTGCTGAAATTAGAAGGAACTTTCATCATATTTTGACTCTCTTTTCTAAGGAGTTAGACGCAGCTTATTTAGCACATCAAACTTTGTTACCTAACTCTTTTGATGCAAATGAACTGTTAGTCCAGCTGCTGAGCGATACCTTTTCATCCATTATTAGATATAGAAGCCTAAATCAATTTTTGAATGAAGAAAAAGTCAAGTTATGGCTTGAACAAAATATTGAAGATGGAGTAAAGCCATTCTATAAGGACGATGGTACTCCAGACAATGTTTTTTACCAAAGAAATGCGGACATATTATTGAGATTATTGCAGTCTGATTCCGATGTTAATAATAAATTTTCTAGTTCTTTAATCAGCAGCGATGGGCAACAACTATCAACAAAAAAAATCGGTATTCTAATAAAAAAATATGCCACAACCTTGTTTGCGGAATTTGATAAGACAGAAGAAATTAATAAAAATTTTGCAAAGTTATGCTACCATAGAAGTGCAATTTTTTCGCCTCACCATCTTCCATTTTTATCACTGGGTACGGTTGTTAAAAGCACTCTCGATAATGGGTGTTATTATATTTGCATTCAACAAAGATGTGATTCTGTAAGAATTCAAGAGGGAGAGAAGCGTCGCTTTCTTTTTATTTCATTAGACGAGGTTAATGATGGTGGGTTTAACTTTTTAACCCCTAGTGGTATTAAACTTAAAATTGATAAGTCTACATATTCTCTACGAACAGTTAAGTTCTCGGGAACTAATGGTTTCGCTCTTGCAACAAGATGTGAAATTGATAACAAAAAATATTTTGAACCATCTTATTACTCCAATGAAAAAGAACATTCCGAGAGGTTTGAGTTTATCATTGAGCTGAAAGAACTTTACGCTCAGCGCATAGTTGAGGAATATAGTTCGAGTCTATCTCGTGTAGGTCTTGATGAACCCGAATGGGTACGGCGGTTGAACTAG
- a CDS encoding ArdC family protein, producing the protein MSITLHTQTSAPNSAAATSVSPLDPSGSSKTKFYKTKTDIYQTVTDNIIAALEGGVKPWSCPWQRVSGMSGLPSNYATGTAYSGINIMLLWCSASKQGFSDSRWMTYRQAQAAGGQVRKGEHGTTAIFYTTLEKENDAGEIDQIPMLKTFTVFNVQQIDGLPLTTETVSPEATFAPLPQAENLFRKSGANIIEKGQNAFFSPSTDEVWLPERRLFSDAANFYATGLHELVHWSGGKKRLNREMKGKFGSADYAEEELVAELGSAFLMADLGIDGEVQHESYIASWLEALKNDKRYIFKAASSASKAHRYLMDKL; encoded by the coding sequence ATGTCTATTACACTGCATACCCAGACCAGCGCCCCTAACTCCGCAGCGGCGACCAGCGTATCCCCGCTGGACCCGTCAGGCTCCTCAAAAACGAAATTTTATAAAACCAAAACCGATATTTATCAGACCGTTACCGACAACATCATTGCAGCACTTGAAGGAGGTGTAAAACCGTGGTCCTGCCCGTGGCAACGCGTATCGGGCATGTCTGGGCTACCATCCAATTACGCCACTGGCACAGCCTACAGTGGAATTAATATCATGCTGTTATGGTGCAGCGCGTCAAAACAGGGTTTTAGCGATTCCCGCTGGATGACTTACAGGCAGGCACAGGCAGCAGGTGGACAGGTTCGCAAGGGTGAACATGGCACTACAGCCATTTTCTACACAACACTGGAGAAGGAAAACGACGCCGGAGAAATCGACCAGATCCCAATGCTGAAAACTTTCACCGTGTTTAACGTTCAGCAAATCGACGGCTTGCCTCTGACAACGGAAACCGTCAGCCCGGAAGCGACATTTGCCCCGTTGCCGCAGGCTGAAAACCTGTTCAGGAAGAGCGGCGCAAACATCATTGAGAAAGGACAAAATGCTTTTTTCAGTCCATCAACAGATGAAGTCTGGCTACCGGAGCGCCGTCTCTTTTCGGATGCAGCTAATTTCTATGCTACTGGCCTGCATGAGCTGGTTCACTGGAGTGGTGGTAAAAAACGCCTGAACCGTGAAATGAAAGGGAAGTTTGGCAGTGCAGATTATGCGGAGGAGGAATTAGTGGCGGAGCTGGGAAGTGCCTTTCTGATGGCAGATTTGGGGATTGATGGAGAGGTACAACATGAAAGCTACATTGCTTCCTGGCTGGAAGCGCTGAAAAACGACAAACGCTATATTTTCAAAGCCGCTAGCTCCGCCTCTAAAGCGCATCGTTATCTGATGGATAAACTCTGA
- the mobC gene encoding MobC family replication-relaxation protein — MLIATHSERTARNSEKIKRLLNFLKEETYSDFKTLMLLFGFRDHKSLYTLLTKTERMGLIQKHVFESRTMKMSLWGITSDGLAIVLTPDDDIFPARFEPSKITGWTLEHHLDNQVARLILEKKGASRWVNGDRSTFLSQYQVKHRPDGLITLPDGQVIAVETERRLKTKARYQTIIASHLLARTQKNWIYVFYIVPDLQKKRALELLFGSIKHVIINHQHVPLEERHRRVFRIYTLDELKYLSLGSYT; from the coding sequence ATGCTTATCGCAACGCATAGCGAGCGCACCGCCCGCAACAGCGAAAAGATAAAAAGGCTGCTGAATTTCCTGAAGGAAGAAACCTACAGCGACTTTAAAACGCTGATGCTGCTGTTTGGCTTCAGGGATCATAAATCACTGTATACGCTGCTGACAAAAACTGAACGAATGGGGTTAATACAAAAGCATGTGTTTGAATCACGGACGATGAAAATGTCGTTGTGGGGCATAACCAGCGACGGACTGGCTATCGTTTTAACGCCGGACGATGACATTTTCCCGGCACGCTTTGAACCATCAAAAATCACTGGCTGGACGCTGGAGCACCACCTTGATAATCAGGTTGCTAGGCTCATTCTAGAGAAAAAAGGCGCATCCAGATGGGTAAACGGCGATCGCTCAACGTTCCTCAGCCAGTATCAGGTCAAACACCGTCCAGATGGACTCATCACACTCCCTGACGGACAGGTCATCGCAGTAGAAACCGAGCGCCGCCTGAAAACCAAAGCTCGCTACCAGACGATTATCGCCAGCCATTTGCTGGCCCGGACACAAAAGAACTGGATTTACGTCTTTTATATCGTACCGGACCTACAGAAAAAACGGGCGCTTGAACTGCTGTTTGGCAGCATCAAACACGTCATCATCAACCATCAGCACGTCCCGTTGGAAGAACGTCACCGCCGGGTATTTCGCATTTATACCCTTGATGAACTGAAATACCTGTCACTAGGCAGCTATACGTAA
- a CDS encoding type IV secretory system conjugative DNA transfer family protein, whose product MMLNKLAVSLSPIVNDVLSFIDVMQQHQLVLALLSGLTLPFFASMKSDDRQKAPLWKKLIITFSLLCFLFGTVGPLLISVFRWLYNVRILTRIPILDWSILIIFTVAGFILHISLRRALTPELDKIKKRLIKKTSLERELRTDVRTVKSLLPETLHYNPLDYINLNKGIFIGMDREQQPMYLPLKDWQRQHADIIGTTGAGKGVATGILLYQSILAGEGIFVMDPKDDEWAPHLYRKACEDAGKPFALIDLRKPQYQLNLIENITPDELEELFVAGFSLAEKGQESDFYRIDDRKAARMAAQFVSRNTASTIRDVYNGEYVQGIAEDIKAFFGKIEELALLNAINAPKGCSLKQIFDEGGCCYVIGSMRNSKIITAQRMLLVRLYQLAERRDRVKETPRPIAIFLDELKYHLSKPALEGLGAARDKGVHIIMAHQSIADLKDCPADLKGDAVVGAVVENAKFKLVYRVMDPDTAEWVARMSGTILVDDEIRKVKTDAVLTETIDGERTIRQAERFFIDSNMILNLPDFVSFIFTTKTLPSASLISPIRVQKRELEIYSVSPDIAASAAPAKIALDFDEEGATPASTTNVAATRPDLFFEGESKSAKPRSDDDETPSLLNF is encoded by the coding sequence ATGATGTTAAATAAGCTTGCCGTTTCACTGTCGCCGATAGTGAATGATGTGCTGTCCTTTATTGATGTTATGCAACAGCATCAATTGGTGCTGGCGTTATTATCGGGACTAACCCTGCCGTTTTTCGCTTCAATGAAAAGCGACGATCGGCAGAAAGCCCCGTTATGGAAAAAGCTGATCATTACTTTTTCCCTGCTGTGTTTCCTGTTTGGCACGGTGGGTCCCTTACTTATTAGCGTTTTTAGGTGGCTTTATAACGTTCGGATACTTACCCGCATTCCCATTCTGGACTGGTCAATATTAATTATATTTACCGTGGCAGGGTTTATTCTCCATATTAGTCTGCGCCGGGCATTAACGCCTGAACTGGATAAAATAAAAAAACGACTCATCAAAAAGACCAGTCTTGAACGGGAATTACGCACCGATGTTCGCACGGTAAAATCCCTACTGCCGGAAACGCTGCATTATAATCCGCTGGATTATATCAACCTAAATAAGGGTATTTTTATCGGGATGGACAGAGAGCAACAGCCGATGTATCTCCCGTTAAAAGACTGGCAAAGACAACATGCGGATATTATCGGCACCACCGGAGCTGGTAAAGGGGTCGCAACCGGCATATTGCTTTATCAAAGCATTCTGGCTGGTGAAGGCATTTTTGTTATGGACCCAAAAGATGATGAATGGGCACCGCATCTTTACCGCAAGGCCTGCGAGGATGCAGGCAAACCCTTTGCCTTAATTGACCTGCGAAAACCGCAATACCAATTAAATCTGATTGAAAATATTACGCCTGACGAACTGGAGGAATTGTTTGTTGCGGGATTCAGCTTGGCGGAAAAAGGTCAGGAATCTGACTTTTATCGTATCGACGACCGGAAAGCTGCTCGTATGGCGGCACAATTTGTCAGCCGTAATACCGCGTCAACCATCCGGGATGTTTATAACGGTGAATATGTTCAGGGCATCGCGGAAGATATTAAAGCTTTTTTCGGCAAAATTGAGGAATTGGCGTTGCTCAATGCCATCAACGCGCCAAAGGGATGTTCACTTAAACAGATCTTTGATGAAGGCGGCTGCTGTTATGTCATCGGCTCGATGCGCAACAGCAAAATTATTACCGCACAGCGTATGCTGCTGGTACGTCTGTACCAGTTAGCAGAACGGCGCGACCGGGTAAAAGAAACGCCCCGCCCCATAGCCATCTTCCTCGACGAATTAAAATACCATCTGTCAAAACCGGCGCTGGAGGGGTTAGGCGCAGCACGGGATAAAGGCGTACATATTATTATGGCGCATCAGTCCATTGCCGATTTAAAAGACTGCCCAGCGGATTTAAAAGGCGATGCAGTTGTGGGTGCAGTCGTTGAAAACGCTAAATTCAAGCTGGTATACCGCGTTATGGACCCGGATACAGCGGAATGGGTAGCGAGAATGTCTGGCACCATCTTAGTGGATGATGAAATCCGCAAAGTCAAAACTGATGCCGTACTGACGGAAACCATCGACGGTGAACGTACTATCAGACAGGCCGAGCGTTTCTTTATCGACAGCAATATGATCCTGAACCTGCCCGACTTTGTCAGCTTTATCTTTACAACGAAAACACTTCCCTCGGCCTCACTGATTTCCCCCATCAGGGTACAAAAACGCGAGCTGGAGATCTATTCCGTTTCTCCGGATATTGCCGCATCGGCAGCACCGGCAAAAATCGCGCTGGACTTCGACGAGGAAGGAGCGACACCCGCTTCAACAACCAATGTCGCGGCAACCCGGCCCGATCTTTTCTTTGAAGGGGAAAGTAAATCAGCAAAACCGAGATCTGATGATGACGAAACACCGTCCTTGCTCAATTTTTAG
- a CDS encoding conjugal transfer protein — translation MKTIIFTTCLFCMSLLLPSSVMAADACEIVLCLYGKTTGNDGGNGCQSAESSFFNVVKKNKHGFHSNRTADARRDLLLECKSADPKIIDQIINKFGRVRN, via the coding sequence ATGAAAACAATCATATTCACCACCTGCCTTTTCTGCATGAGTTTGCTACTACCCTCTTCCGTAATGGCCGCTGATGCCTGTGAAATTGTTTTATGTCTGTACGGTAAAACAACCGGTAACGACGGAGGAAATGGATGTCAGTCTGCTGAAAGCTCTTTCTTTAATGTTGTAAAAAAGAACAAACACGGATTTCACTCCAACCGTACCGCCGATGCCCGAAGAGACTTATTGCTCGAATGCAAATCAGCCGACCCGAAAATTATCGACCAGATAATTAATAAATTTGGCCGCGTGCGTAATTGA
- the virB11 gene encoding P-type DNA transfer ATPase VirB11: MSAENLSLDFMKNQLFGDYLKLDGLTEIAINRPGEIHTKIHGRWQKHDSPVTLRQCHAFAKALASWNEDNIDDTSPILSATLGSGERVQTIIPPACERNTVSITLRNPSFEQKTHQSWIDAGFYNRIAGKERNKSKDDELTRCYNNGDTPHFIEKAVEYGKTIFIVGETGSGKTTYMKTLLHYIPSHLRLTTIEDNPEIRFYHHANYVHLFYPADAGDKAIITPGRLIRANYRMNPDRILLAEIRGREAWDALKIIGSGHEGLITSLHAGSPEECIEGIIDRCYENPDCKNIPFDVLLRKVLKCVDIIVSVDIHGDIRRMGDIYFKPVHLHQMKKTFR; this comes from the coding sequence ATGAGCGCTGAAAATCTGTCGCTGGATTTTATGAAAAACCAGTTGTTCGGCGATTATCTCAAACTGGATGGCCTGACGGAAATCGCCATTAACCGCCCCGGAGAGATCCACACCAAAATACACGGTCGATGGCAGAAGCATGATTCTCCGGTTACGTTGCGTCAGTGCCATGCGTTTGCCAAAGCACTGGCCTCATGGAATGAGGATAATATCGATGATACCTCCCCTATCCTTTCCGCAACATTAGGATCAGGTGAACGTGTCCAGACCATTATCCCCCCAGCCTGTGAGCGGAATACCGTATCGATTACGCTGCGAAATCCGTCATTTGAGCAGAAAACACATCAGTCCTGGATTGATGCCGGGTTTTATAACCGGATAGCGGGTAAGGAGAGAAACAAAAGCAAAGATGATGAACTGACCAGATGCTACAACAATGGTGATACTCCCCACTTTATCGAAAAGGCCGTCGAGTACGGTAAAACGATCTTTATTGTTGGTGAAACCGGCTCCGGTAAAACCACCTATATGAAGACGTTGCTGCACTATATTCCGTCACATCTCAGGCTAACCACGATTGAAGATAATCCTGAAATCCGTTTTTACCACCACGCTAATTATGTTCATCTGTTTTACCCGGCGGATGCCGGAGACAAGGCGATTATCACACCCGGCAGACTTATCAGAGCGAATTATCGAATGAATCCAGATCGGATTCTGCTGGCGGAAATTCGTGGGCGGGAAGCGTGGGATGCGCTGAAAATTATCGGCTCTGGGCATGAAGGCCTTATCACCTCCCTGCACGCAGGCAGCCCGGAAGAATGTATTGAAGGGATCATTGACCGCTGTTATGAAAATCCTGACTGTAAAAATATCCCGTTCGATGTGCTGTTACGCAAGGTACTTAAATGCGTAGATATCATCGTCAGCGTAGATATTCACGGTGATATTCGCCGAATGGGGGATATTTATTTCAAACCTGTACACCTCCATCAAATGAAGAAAACATTCAGATAG
- the virB10 gene encoding VirB10/TraB/TrbI family type IV secretion system protein — MTDKADSETTEKTVAELEAEARERARSAMASQAPEQNTPPGQPEVTRFKKASSPRTLLVSLLSLGALIALALGGDRFLVALKQRDDKSVETPVPPSANTRQHERKNLGMDNNPFGLFGQDKQEIATDNPPIQTAPPSEPPALNKAAALVDGLSNDSDTVQSSNAQYSETAPSGSTQSKNTTTTPSTEANDTNPGVAKVTSVRRLGLDPNLYLPVDRYIPCSMMQRFVSDVGGRISCLIGEDVYSANHYVKLLPAGTVVRGFYRTGALQHGRSRMFVIWTELRTPEPGSLQIPLIDTEATGPLGEAGISGWIDTHFWERFGNALMLSTVQDVAAAASDSAPGKDRNTDYTENTRAAASEMAKTALENSINIPPTMYLNQGDVIGIMTGTDIDFSSVYQLRLKKRWYER; from the coding sequence ATGACTGATAAAGCAGACTCAGAGACAACGGAAAAAACCGTGGCGGAGCTGGAGGCTGAAGCCCGTGAACGCGCCCGTTCAGCGATGGCGAGTCAGGCACCAGAGCAAAACACACCTCCCGGCCAACCTGAAGTGACCCGCTTCAAAAAAGCCTCCAGCCCCCGGACGCTGCTGGTCAGCCTGCTGAGTCTGGGCGCATTGATTGCACTGGCATTGGGTGGTGATCGCTTCCTTGTCGCATTAAAGCAACGCGATGATAAGTCGGTTGAAACCCCAGTCCCGCCATCAGCCAATACCAGACAACATGAGCGTAAAAACCTCGGCATGGACAATAATCCGTTCGGCCTGTTCGGCCAGGACAAACAGGAAATCGCAACAGATAATCCCCCAATACAGACTGCACCACCGTCAGAGCCACCTGCTTTAAATAAGGCGGCGGCACTGGTCGATGGGTTAAGCAATGATTCAGATACCGTACAGAGCAGCAACGCACAGTATTCAGAAACTGCCCCCTCTGGCAGCACACAGAGCAAGAACACCACCACAACGCCTAGCACAGAGGCTAACGACACCAATCCCGGTGTCGCAAAAGTGACCAGCGTTAGGCGACTGGGTCTCGATCCCAATCTTTACCTTCCGGTTGATCGCTATATTCCATGCTCAATGATGCAGCGTTTTGTCTCTGACGTGGGTGGTCGTATTTCGTGCCTCATCGGTGAAGATGTCTACAGCGCCAACCATTACGTGAAGTTGCTCCCTGCCGGAACCGTCGTCAGAGGGTTCTACCGCACCGGGGCGCTGCAACATGGCCGGAGCCGGATGTTTGTCATCTGGACGGAATTACGCACACCGGAACCCGGTAGCCTGCAAATCCCACTGATTGATACTGAAGCCACCGGTCCATTGGGTGAGGCCGGGATTAGCGGCTGGATTGATACCCATTTCTGGGAACGGTTCGGCAATGCGTTGATGTTGAGCACCGTACAAGATGTGGCTGCCGCCGCATCAGATTCAGCACCGGGGAAAGACCGCAATACCGATTACACCGAAAACACTCGCGCTGCCGCGTCAGAAATGGCGAAAACGGCGTTAGAAAACAGCATCAATATCCCGCCCACAATGTACCTCAATCAGGGCGATGTGATCGGCATCATGACCGGTACGGATATCGATTTCTCTTCCGTTTATCAACTACGTCTAAAAAAGAGGTGGTATGAGCGCTGA
- the virB9 gene encoding P-type conjugative transfer protein VirB9, giving the protein MMLKTTVILWLFLMSSTVWSAAIPRSSTYDSRMQNVTYNSQNATIVNTRPGYLTTLLFDDDEEVIDAQAGFPKGWKVTKSDNRVGVSPNPITQPVTDDNGNNVNKVFLPTASEWRTNLFVVTSKRDYSLELNVLENDSPFQAFIIRFRYPDDERRQADAASAVRLKLLRETQEKQRITTAFEQATTPRNWLYTKRVAAGSASIAPDFTYDDGRFIYLGFSPVKILPSIFRIVNGQEQTVTPRITKYGNHTVVVVRAMSPQLVLRYGGSVVGIENTSFGNATVGSGDTVSPVVTLEAR; this is encoded by the coding sequence ATGATGCTGAAAACAACAGTGATCTTGTGGCTCTTTCTGATGTCATCCACAGTCTGGAGCGCGGCGATACCGAGATCCAGTACATATGACAGCCGAATGCAGAATGTCACCTATAACAGCCAGAATGCGACTATCGTCAACACCCGCCCCGGCTACCTCACCACACTCCTGTTTGATGACGATGAAGAAGTTATCGACGCGCAGGCAGGCTTTCCAAAGGGCTGGAAAGTCACAAAAAGTGATAACCGAGTCGGTGTCAGTCCAAACCCTATCACCCAGCCGGTAACCGATGATAACGGCAACAACGTCAATAAAGTGTTTCTGCCAACGGCGAGCGAGTGGAGAACCAATCTCTTTGTCGTGACATCGAAGCGCGATTACAGTCTGGAACTGAACGTACTGGAGAATGACTCGCCTTTTCAGGCCTTTATTATCCGTTTTCGCTATCCGGATGACGAGCGCAGGCAAGCAGACGCAGCCAGCGCAGTGCGTCTGAAACTCCTGCGTGAAACACAGGAAAAGCAGCGGATAACGACAGCCTTCGAGCAGGCTACCACGCCGCGTAACTGGCTTTATACCAAGCGAGTCGCAGCCGGTTCAGCATCGATTGCACCAGATTTCACTTATGATGATGGCCGCTTTATCTATCTCGGTTTTTCTCCCGTCAAAATCCTTCCGTCAATCTTCCGGATCGTTAACGGGCAGGAACAGACCGTAACACCCCGCATAACCAAATACGGAAACCACACCGTGGTCGTCGTGCGGGCAATGTCGCCACAGTTGGTGTTGCGCTATGGCGGTTCGGTAGTCGGGATTGAGAATACGTCATTCGGCAACGCCACCGTTGGCAGCGGTGACACCGTTTCACCTGTCGTCACACTGGAGGCCAGATGA
- a CDS encoding virB8 family protein, with amino-acid sequence MSETENIIASSRAFESVLLEKDEREKKMAWRIAAIGFALAAMAITALIILLPLKTTEIELWSVDKQTGRYEYMTRIKEQNISTEQALAQALAAHYVRLREGYNYFALQRDYDDVQLFNSDSVNRDYLDGFNSNQAPDIIFNKAEYVVSIDIISNVHATATNPDHLATLRVKRTIRRIVDNSVKTDVWNIRLTYRYLPRKQLTDSQREVNPLGFIVTSYQRDKELRGE; translated from the coding sequence ATGTCTGAAACAGAAAACATCATTGCGTCATCCCGCGCCTTTGAATCTGTCCTGCTGGAAAAGGATGAACGGGAAAAAAAGATGGCGTGGCGAATAGCGGCCATAGGGTTTGCTCTGGCCGCAATGGCGATCACTGCACTGATTATTCTGCTGCCGCTGAAAACCACCGAAATCGAATTATGGTCAGTGGATAAACAAACCGGGCGTTATGAATATATGACCCGGATTAAAGAGCAGAATATTTCCACAGAGCAAGCGCTGGCTCAGGCGTTAGCGGCGCATTATGTCAGGCTCCGCGAGGGCTATAACTATTTTGCTCTCCAGCGTGATTATGACGATGTGCAGTTATTCAATAGCGACAGCGTGAACAGGGATTATCTCGATGGATTTAACAGCAATCAGGCACCCGATATCATTTTCAATAAAGCGGAATATGTCGTGTCTATCGACATTATTTCCAACGTTCACGCGACCGCGACAAATCCTGACCATCTGGCGACCTTACGCGTTAAACGGACTATCCGCCGCATTGTCGATAACTCGGTTAAAACAGATGTCTGGAACATTCGCCTGACTTATCGCTACCTCCCCCGCAAACAACTGACAGACAGCCAGCGAGAAGTGAACCCGCTGGGGTTCATCGTGACCAGCTACCAACGCGATAAAGAACTGAGGGGTGAATGA
- a CDS encoding type IV secretion system protein, with protein MSGGMFVGMNNTITDGLHAVLRGQTSVYGDMVSIIAVSSFTLFVTYRGYQTLAGKLQTPVEDVIWDVGRMLLIMTFVLNLDGWLDLAISAINGLTDGVSGDDNVWVLLDTVWAKAQTIGQKLYQQDDSTYVKLNGGIAQLLVWGGAIVTLLFGSAVNLLAGIIIVLMTTTAPLFIFCLLYGFLIPMFNNWLKIIFTVILTIMFSALSIRIVINYLNGLLDKAVNFADSANIITLGVQCCVAGVISGVIIWFSAKIANALGGVAVQAALQGAAMGGLRGLAKPSSDAAKPVMKAGATGARLATKAGVSAATATGSLIAAGTSKALSAWQKRAASIDSMKRFNQQRNR; from the coding sequence ATGTCAGGTGGTATGTTTGTTGGAATGAACAACACGATCACTGACGGTTTACATGCCGTACTGCGGGGACAAACCTCCGTGTACGGCGATATGGTAAGCATTATCGCCGTCAGCTCCTTCACGTTATTTGTCACTTATCGGGGTTATCAAACCCTGGCTGGAAAACTCCAAACGCCTGTAGAAGATGTCATATGGGATGTCGGGCGAATGCTATTAATCATGACGTTCGTTTTAAATCTCGATGGTTGGTTGGATTTAGCCATTTCGGCCATTAACGGATTAACCGACGGCGTCAGCGGTGATGACAACGTCTGGGTGTTACTGGATACCGTCTGGGCGAAAGCGCAAACGATAGGACAAAAGCTTTATCAACAGGATGATTCCACCTATGTAAAACTCAACGGCGGTATTGCCCAACTGCTGGTCTGGGGAGGTGCAATCGTCACTCTGCTATTTGGTTCGGCAGTTAACCTGTTAGCCGGAATTATCATTGTATTAATGACCACCACTGCACCGTTATTTATTTTCTGCCTGCTGTATGGATTCCTTATTCCAATGTTTAACAACTGGCTGAAAATTATCTTCACGGTGATCCTGACGATTATGTTTTCCGCGTTATCCATCAGGATTGTCATTAATTATCTCAATGGCTTATTAGATAAAGCGGTTAACTTTGCAGATAGCGCCAATATCATCACACTGGGTGTTCAGTGCTGCGTTGCGGGTGTTATTTCAGGTGTCATTATCTGGTTTTCAGCAAAAATCGCGAACGCATTAGGTGGCGTAGCCGTTCAAGCAGCACTACAGGGTGCCGCTATGGGCGGTCTACGTGGGCTGGCGAAACCGTCTTCTGACGCAGCGAAACCGGTCATGAAAGCCGGTGCGACAGGTGCGCGACTTGCGACAAAAGCGGGCGTCAGCGCCGCTACTGCAACAGGTTCACTTATCGCCGCAGGCACCAGCAAAGCCCTATCCGCATGGCAAAAACGTGCGGCTTCTATCGATAGCATGAAGCGTTTCAATCAACAGCGTAACCGCTAA
- a CDS encoding EexN family lipoprotein → MKKSLCIFPIILSSLFLSGCDNPKSTQWYKEHPDEMNQRYKACESSGDDSQDCKNAREARFELRQENAKVPDLN, encoded by the coding sequence ATGAAAAAGTCACTTTGCATTTTTCCGATTATTTTAAGCTCATTATTTCTGTCGGGGTGTGATAACCCGAAATCAACGCAATGGTACAAAGAACATCCGGATGAAATGAACCAGCGATATAAAGCGTGTGAATCATCCGGCGATGACTCCCAAGATTGCAAAAATGCACGAGAAGCGCGATTTGAACTCCGTCAGGAAAATGCCAAGGTTCCCGATTTGAATTAA